The Salinibacterium sp. M195 genome includes a window with the following:
- the putP gene encoding sodium/proline symporter PutP, whose product MNDQFFQIIAMVIYLAAMLGIGWWAYKRTTDLDDYMLAGRKLSPGVAALSAGASDMSGWLLLGLPGAFYLGGLFQGWIAIGLTIGAWLNWKFVAPRLRAYTEVSKNSITLPSFFENRLRDKSRILRVTAGIIILVFFTFYVSSGMVAGGVFFQSAFGSEYWIGMLLVGGVTVLYTLFGGFIGATYTDVVQGIMIFLALIAVPIVGITQTGGVSNTIESIRAANTDIDMFSLFTGGSVIAAISAAAWGLGYFGQPHILVRFMALRSPGDAVAGRRIGISWMIISVLGAMASALIGVAYFQQNPGLTLDNPERVFLELAQIFFHPLIAGLVLAAVLAAVMSTISSQLIVSSSALVEDLFKIVAKKEATPKAQVVLGRMGVLIVSIVAIILAWDPNSSILDLVSYAWAGFGAAFGPIVLLSLFWRKLTSVGAIAGMIAGAVTVVIWGNIDALSGVMYEIVPGFALNVVVAVVVSLLTFKNSDKITEEFDTTLESVRTGTVQLPIIAKKD is encoded by the coding sequence ACGATCAGTTCTTCCAAATTATCGCAATGGTCATTTATTTGGCCGCAATGCTCGGCATCGGGTGGTGGGCGTACAAGCGAACTACTGACCTTGACGACTACATGCTCGCCGGCCGCAAGCTCAGCCCCGGAGTAGCAGCGCTCAGCGCAGGAGCATCCGACATGTCGGGTTGGCTCCTTCTCGGACTCCCCGGCGCCTTCTACCTCGGTGGACTCTTCCAAGGCTGGATCGCCATCGGACTCACCATCGGCGCGTGGCTCAACTGGAAGTTTGTCGCACCGCGACTGCGTGCTTACACCGAGGTCTCCAAGAACTCGATTACGCTCCCCAGCTTCTTTGAGAACCGCCTTCGCGACAAGTCGCGCATCCTGCGCGTCACCGCCGGAATCATCATCCTCGTATTCTTCACCTTCTACGTATCCTCCGGAATGGTCGCCGGTGGCGTCTTCTTCCAGAGTGCATTCGGTTCCGAATACTGGATCGGAATGCTCCTTGTCGGTGGCGTAACAGTTCTTTACACCCTCTTCGGTGGATTCATCGGCGCAACCTACACCGACGTAGTGCAGGGAATCATGATCTTCCTCGCGCTCATTGCGGTGCCGATCGTCGGCATCACGCAGACCGGAGGCGTTTCTAACACGATCGAATCGATCCGTGCAGCGAACACCGACATCGACATGTTCAGCCTCTTCACTGGCGGATCAGTTATCGCCGCAATCTCCGCAGCAGCGTGGGGCCTCGGTTACTTCGGCCAGCCACACATTCTTGTTCGCTTCATGGCGCTTCGCTCGCCAGGGGATGCTGTAGCCGGTCGACGTATCGGTATCAGCTGGATGATCATCTCTGTTCTCGGTGCCATGGCATCCGCCCTCATTGGTGTCGCGTACTTCCAGCAGAACCCTGGGCTCACGCTCGACAACCCTGAGCGTGTGTTCCTCGAACTCGCACAGATCTTCTTCCACCCGCTGATTGCAGGACTCGTCCTTGCAGCGGTGCTCGCCGCGGTAATGAGCACGATTTCATCGCAGCTCATCGTGTCCTCGTCGGCACTGGTGGAAGACCTGTTCAAGATCGTCGCCAAAAAGGAAGCAACTCCCAAGGCGCAGGTAGTCCTCGGTCGTATGGGTGTTCTTATCGTGTCGATCGTTGCAATCATTCTCGCGTGGGACCCCAACTCGTCGATCCTCGACCTCGTTTCTTACGCGTGGGCTGGTTTCGGTGCTGCATTCGGGCCGATCGTGCTCCTTTCGCTCTTCTGGCGCAAGCTCACCAGCGTCGGAGCGATTGCCGGAATGATCGCCGGTGCAGTGACAGTTGTAATCTGGGGAAACATCGATGCGCTCTCGGGCGTGATGTACGAAATCGTCCCCGGCTTCGCACTCAACGTTGTTGTCGCAGTAGTAGTAAGCCTGCTCACCTTCAAGAACAGTGACAAGATCACTGAAGAGTTCGACACCACGCTGGAAAGCGTGCGTACCGGCACAGTTCAGTTGCCGATAATCGCCAAGAAGGACTAG
- a CDS encoding phosphodiesterase: MIQLGQYPAPSHVIAHVSDTHLLAGGRPLYGAVNTIDHLEQALAQLERSTAHPQAIVFTGDLADLGEPDAYVRLREIVEPAAKRMNAEIIWVMGNHDERDQYSKLLFDEESDSPQDRVYMIDGLRIISFDTTVPGYHHGDISDEQLEWLRNELATAAPHGTLLAVHHPPIPTPMLEAMGMLELQRQERLEEVLQGSDVRAILAGHLHYSTHSTFAGIPVSVASATCYTLDLSAHERLLSGVDYGQAVNVVHVYEKQTVHSIVPIGDTAEITGHSAEAWAQIEAMTPEQRLETFSAKNSTFNAAEVAASE; this comes from the coding sequence GTGATTCAACTCGGCCAATACCCAGCACCCAGCCACGTCATCGCGCATGTCAGCGACACCCATCTGCTCGCGGGCGGGCGCCCGCTCTATGGCGCGGTCAACACGATCGACCACCTCGAGCAGGCTCTTGCCCAGCTCGAACGCTCGACAGCACATCCGCAAGCCATCGTCTTCACTGGTGACCTCGCTGATCTGGGGGAGCCCGATGCCTACGTGAGGTTGCGCGAGATCGTCGAACCGGCAGCCAAGCGGATGAACGCCGAAATAATCTGGGTCATGGGCAACCACGACGAGCGCGACCAATACTCCAAGCTGCTGTTCGACGAAGAATCAGATTCCCCTCAAGACCGTGTCTACATGATCGATGGTCTGCGCATCATTTCCTTCGACACCACGGTGCCGGGCTACCACCACGGAGACATTAGCGACGAGCAGTTGGAGTGGCTGCGTAACGAACTGGCAACTGCGGCACCGCACGGCACTCTGCTGGCCGTGCATCATCCTCCGATCCCCACGCCAATGCTCGAAGCAATGGGCATGCTCGAGTTGCAACGCCAGGAACGCCTGGAAGAAGTGCTGCAGGGCAGTGATGTGCGAGCAATTCTTGCCGGCCACTTGCATTACTCAACGCATTCGACTTTCGCGGGTATCCCCGTCTCTGTTGCGTCAGCAACCTGTTACACCCTCGATCTCAGCGCTCACGAACGGCTGCTCTCTGGTGTCGATTACGGGCAAGCCGTCAACGTCGTGCATGTGTACGAGAAGCAGACAGTGCACTCGATCGTCCCTATCGGTGACACCGCAGAGATCACAGGGCATTCGGCGGAGGCTTGGGCTCAGATCGAGGCGATGACGCCGGAGCAGCGACTCGAAACGTTCTCGGCCAAGAACTCAACGTTCAACGCGGCAGAAGTGGCGGCGTCAGAATAG
- a CDS encoding NADPH-dependent oxidoreductase, with protein MTQGVDTTPPHTRIELEQQLISPEFVTDTIRVLTGHESIRSFDSTPIAAEVLEAILVSARSAPTSSNLQAYSIIVVEDEQRRARLAHLVGDQRYVAEAPVMLIFCADVSRLRYLAHRQGHSFEANNLEMFLTASIDASLALQNALVAAESLGLGAVPIGSVRNEPSLIAKELALPTGVFAVAGLTIGYPNPGTRRGAKPRLPSESVVHREQYSTENLEQQVSDYDDVMIANGLYAGRQVASDPHIPDAEYGWAEHTARRTSKPETLAGPSAALRDHLKDEVEARGFSIR; from the coding sequence ATGACTCAGGGCGTTGACACCACACCACCACACACCCGAATCGAATTAGAGCAACAGCTGATCTCGCCCGAATTTGTGACGGATACCATCCGAGTGCTCACCGGTCACGAATCGATCCGCAGCTTTGATTCCACTCCCATCGCTGCCGAAGTGTTAGAGGCGATTCTGGTCTCGGCACGTAGTGCGCCAACGTCATCGAATTTGCAGGCGTACAGCATCATCGTTGTCGAAGATGAGCAGCGACGAGCTCGCCTTGCACACCTCGTGGGCGACCAGCGCTATGTGGCTGAAGCACCCGTGATGCTCATTTTCTGTGCGGATGTGTCTCGGCTGCGCTACCTTGCGCACCGGCAAGGACATTCCTTCGAGGCAAACAATCTCGAAATGTTCTTGACGGCATCCATCGACGCTAGCCTCGCCCTTCAAAATGCTCTCGTTGCCGCAGAATCGCTCGGGCTTGGCGCGGTTCCTATCGGCTCCGTTCGCAACGAACCCAGTCTGATCGCCAAGGAACTGGCGCTACCGACAGGGGTGTTCGCGGTTGCCGGACTCACGATCGGCTACCCGAACCCGGGAACGCGAAGGGGCGCTAAGCCACGACTTCCCAGCGAGTCAGTAGTGCACCGTGAGCAGTACTCGACGGAAAACCTTGAGCAGCAGGTCAGCGACTACGACGACGTCATGATCGCCAACGGTCTCTATGCCGGACGCCAAGTTGCCAGCGACCCTCACATTCCGGATGCCGAATACGGTTGGGCCGAACACACGGCACGTCGCACGAGCAAGCCAGAAACTCTCGCCGGACCATCAGCGGCGCTGAGGGATCACCTCAAAGACGAAGTAGAGGCGCGAGGTTTCTCGATTCGCTAG
- a CDS encoding SDR family oxidoreductase yields MATRSSRSPTGTALVTGATSGIGAEFARQLAHSGFDVVLVARNSARLEAMAAELRDTAGITVEVISADLTSTTERDLVENRLKSATNPITYLVNNAGYGLPQEFDTNSVDDEARMLELLATVPMRLSHAVLGGMLARGAGTVLTVASIAGEAPLGLYAAAKAWPLSFSRWANAHYRGRGVTFTALAPGFVRTDFHARLGIEREAMAPKWMWLEAEFVVRSALRSAAHGRAVSIPSVRYKFLWAAMNIAQPLVLFFVARASRASNASAR; encoded by the coding sequence ATGGCCACACGTTCTTCACGCTCTCCCACCGGCACGGCGCTCGTCACCGGAGCGACCTCCGGCATTGGCGCCGAGTTTGCGCGGCAACTTGCACACTCAGGCTTTGACGTAGTTCTGGTGGCGCGGAATAGTGCTCGCCTCGAAGCCATGGCTGCCGAACTGCGCGATACGGCAGGGATTACCGTCGAGGTGATTTCGGCAGACCTGACGAGCACCACTGAGCGCGACCTCGTCGAGAACCGACTGAAGTCAGCAACAAATCCCATTACCTACCTTGTCAACAACGCCGGCTACGGGCTCCCCCAAGAATTCGACACGAACTCGGTTGACGACGAGGCTCGGATGCTCGAGCTTCTCGCAACCGTTCCGATGAGACTCAGCCATGCGGTGCTTGGCGGAATGCTCGCTCGCGGCGCGGGCACAGTGCTGACCGTGGCGAGCATTGCCGGCGAGGCACCGCTCGGGCTCTATGCCGCAGCAAAAGCATGGCCCTTGAGCTTTAGCCGCTGGGCCAACGCCCACTATCGCGGTCGCGGAGTCACCTTTACAGCGCTGGCCCCCGGTTTCGTTCGCACCGATTTTCACGCGCGGTTGGGAATTGAACGAGAAGCTATGGCGCCCAAGTGGATGTGGCTTGAGGCGGAATTCGTTGTGCGTTCTGCCCTGCGCAGTGCGGCGCACGGTCGCGCCGTGTCGATCCCGAGCGTGCGCTATAAATTCCTCTGGGCCGCAATGAATATCGCACAACCGCTGGTGTTGTTTTTTGTGGCGCGCGCGAGCCGAGCCTCGAACGCGTCCGCGCGCTAG
- a CDS encoding tyrosine recombinase, whose protein sequence is MPHDRGVNLHHLVDTFAAYLAADRGFSVHTVRSYRSDLTNLAEFAIERGAVGPDDLDLELLRDWLWHASQAGLAKSTLARRAAAARGFASWLEKTNQATTDAAARLKAPKAERHLPRVLNRDQMSDMLQSVAARAASDDPVALRDQAIVELLYASALRVSELTGLSLSDVDDSRLTVRVLGKGSKERIVPFGIPARRAISEYVEKGRPQLTAEGSGSAALFVGARGKRLTPRAVYDVIAHLLADVPGSGGSGPHTLRHTAATHLLDGGADLRAVQEMLGHASLGTTQLYTHVSTERLRESYRTAHPRA, encoded by the coding sequence ATGCCGCACGATAGAGGCGTGAACCTTCACCATCTTGTGGATACGTTTGCCGCCTATCTTGCGGCCGATCGCGGATTCAGCGTGCACACCGTGAGGTCCTACCGTTCCGATCTCACTAACCTGGCTGAGTTTGCTATCGAGCGCGGAGCAGTGGGGCCAGACGATCTCGACCTCGAGTTGCTGCGGGATTGGCTATGGCACGCTTCGCAAGCCGGGTTGGCTAAATCCACTCTCGCCCGTCGCGCGGCCGCTGCGCGCGGATTCGCCTCCTGGTTGGAGAAAACCAATCAGGCGACGACGGATGCCGCGGCGCGGCTCAAAGCGCCAAAAGCTGAGCGGCACCTTCCCCGGGTTCTCAATCGCGACCAAATGTCCGACATGTTGCAGAGTGTTGCCGCCCGCGCTGCTTCCGACGATCCGGTTGCGTTGCGGGATCAAGCGATAGTGGAGTTGTTGTATGCGTCCGCATTGCGGGTGAGTGAACTCACGGGCCTGAGCTTGAGTGATGTTGATGATTCACGACTGACCGTGCGGGTGCTGGGCAAGGGGTCCAAGGAGCGCATTGTTCCTTTTGGCATTCCGGCGCGGCGAGCGATTTCGGAATACGTCGAGAAGGGACGTCCGCAGCTAACGGCGGAAGGTTCCGGTTCGGCCGCACTATTTGTGGGTGCACGAGGAAAGCGGCTCACGCCGAGAGCTGTCTATGACGTGATCGCCCACTTGTTGGCTGATGTGCCGGGTTCTGGTGGTTCTGGACCGCACACTCTTCGCCACACTGCCGCGACCCATCTCTTGGACGGTGGCGCTGATTTGCGTGCGGTGCAGGAGATGCTTGGTCATGCCAGCCTCGGCACTACCCAGCTGTATACGCACGTCTCCACGGAACGTTTGCGGGAGAGTTACCGTACGGCGCATCCGCGAGCGTGA
- a CDS encoding MarR family winged helix-turn-helix transcriptional regulator: MQHTQPASERPAARRPTQLLRDILDTSDEFEQHVGRTLSVNATDLEAMEHLIMHGPLAPTDLSRRLNISTAAVTGVIDRLIGVGHVTREQHPTDRRSIVVVPNPRSVETAMATLMPMIMGIDRVLDDFDDVEKAVIERYLDGVVTVYRAQLPETGDVPPPKPAVPRPSANAPGPRRSSWKPELQTDGPPVLPSITK, from the coding sequence ATGCAACACACTCAACCCGCATCGGAGCGTCCTGCAGCGCGACGGCCAACCCAACTGTTGCGCGACATTCTCGACACCAGCGACGAATTCGAACAGCACGTCGGTCGCACACTCTCGGTCAACGCCACCGATCTTGAAGCCATGGAACACCTGATCATGCACGGGCCACTCGCCCCCACCGATCTCTCCCGTCGACTCAACATTTCAACAGCCGCAGTGACCGGAGTTATCGACCGCCTCATTGGTGTGGGCCACGTCACCAGAGAACAACACCCCACCGACCGCCGCAGCATCGTCGTCGTGCCTAACCCCAGGTCCGTAGAGACCGCAATGGCGACGTTGATGCCGATGATCATGGGCATCGACCGAGTACTCGACGATTTTGATGACGTCGAAAAAGCCGTGATCGAGCGCTACCTCGACGGAGTCGTCACCGTTTACCGCGCCCAGCTGCCAGAAACAGGCGATGTTCCTCCCCCGAAGCCCGCCGTCCCCCGACCGAGCGCAAATGCTCCCGGACCGCGGCGATCATCGTGGAAACCCGAATTGCAGACCGACGGACCTCCCGTTCTCCCCTCCATCACGAAATAG
- a CDS encoding MMPL family transporter, which produces MHRLRTFITSRRTSWIVLVSALVAAGAIFAAGTGNDEGTLPGVGLPDSAESAQAAAAAETLPGADSTVALLVFSRGGDALTDADTEAVASAAGALSDYSAEGFVPPPTFSDDETTALVTVPLDKLSEAGAQADRADEIRETANADLPAGLTALLSGPEGFAVDIAAVFEGADFTLLLTTVIVVAVLLLITYRSPWLWLVPLVVVGTADGLAGIVAARVAALAGIQLDASVTGILSVLVFGAGTNYALLLIARYRDELRLVEDRREAMSRALRGAGPAIIASGSTVVLALLTLVFAELQGNRALGIACATGVVIAMIFALVVLPAALVLFGRGLFWPYIPKFGSEGSAERGVWHKLGVLVSRKPVAVAILGAVILGALSLGVPQIKIGLSQTESFTQVPEAVQGQDIIADAFPAGSGSPASVIVNSDFAEEVAQAAEGVNGVDSVRIGESTDTITQLTVVLDDAAETEASFAAIEALRSELSAIDGADALVGGLDAQALDVERAQQSDQDLVIPLILGLVFIVLVLLLRSLLAPILLLLTVVASFFASLGASWLLFESVFGFPAIDTNVVLFAFLFLVALGVDYNIFLVTRAREEAVEHGTRAGMIRALSSTGGVITSAGILLAAVFAVLGVLPLITLTQIGIIVCIGVLLDTLLVRTVIVPSLAFIAGEKFWWPGRVISVGAEVRTPQHAAGQHAAAKHSTPKTTPGSEAGASQSVEKTAEGEPHHAKHSVDR; this is translated from the coding sequence ATGCATCGCCTCAGAACCTTCATCACTTCACGACGCACCTCGTGGATCGTATTGGTCAGTGCGCTTGTTGCGGCTGGCGCGATTTTCGCGGCTGGCACGGGAAACGATGAGGGAACATTGCCCGGCGTCGGCTTGCCAGACTCCGCCGAGTCCGCCCAAGCCGCTGCGGCCGCAGAAACGTTGCCGGGAGCAGATTCCACAGTCGCGCTGTTGGTATTCAGCCGCGGCGGCGACGCTCTCACTGATGCTGACACCGAGGCCGTGGCATCCGCCGCTGGCGCCCTCAGCGACTACTCCGCGGAAGGCTTCGTTCCGCCGCCCACGTTCTCCGATGACGAAACGACCGCGCTCGTGACGGTTCCGCTCGATAAGCTCTCCGAAGCTGGGGCGCAGGCTGATCGCGCCGACGAAATTCGCGAGACGGCAAACGCGGATCTCCCTGCCGGTCTCACGGCGCTCCTCAGCGGCCCAGAGGGCTTCGCTGTTGACATCGCTGCGGTCTTCGAAGGTGCTGACTTTACGCTACTGCTAACGACAGTCATCGTCGTTGCCGTTCTACTCCTGATCACGTACCGCAGCCCCTGGCTGTGGCTCGTGCCCCTCGTCGTCGTTGGCACCGCTGACGGTCTCGCCGGGATCGTCGCCGCCAGAGTCGCCGCGCTCGCGGGCATCCAGTTGGATGCCTCGGTCACGGGGATCCTCTCTGTTCTCGTTTTCGGTGCCGGCACTAACTACGCACTGCTCCTCATCGCTCGCTATCGCGACGAACTGCGGCTCGTCGAGGATCGTCGTGAAGCAATGTCTCGTGCGCTGCGCGGCGCCGGCCCGGCCATCATCGCCAGTGGAAGCACCGTTGTTCTCGCCCTCCTCACTCTGGTATTTGCAGAACTGCAGGGGAACCGGGCTCTCGGAATCGCCTGTGCGACCGGTGTTGTGATCGCGATGATCTTCGCTCTCGTTGTGCTGCCGGCCGCCCTTGTGCTCTTTGGTCGTGGGCTGTTCTGGCCGTATATCCCCAAGTTCGGCTCCGAGGGCAGCGCTGAACGCGGTGTCTGGCACAAGCTGGGGGTGCTCGTTTCCCGCAAGCCCGTTGCCGTCGCGATTCTGGGCGCGGTCATTCTTGGCGCTCTCTCCCTTGGCGTCCCTCAGATCAAGATTGGGCTCTCGCAGACCGAGAGCTTCACCCAGGTTCCTGAAGCAGTTCAGGGACAAGACATCATCGCGGATGCGTTCCCGGCGGGTAGCGGTTCTCCCGCATCCGTCATAGTGAACTCAGATTTCGCGGAGGAGGTTGCTCAAGCGGCCGAGGGCGTCAACGGTGTCGACTCGGTGCGCATCGGTGAAAGCACCGACACGATTACTCAGCTCACTGTGGTGTTGGATGACGCCGCCGAGACCGAGGCATCGTTCGCCGCCATTGAGGCGCTTCGCTCGGAGCTGTCGGCCATCGACGGCGCCGACGCGCTCGTGGGAGGTCTGGATGCCCAAGCTCTTGACGTTGAGCGGGCTCAACAGTCAGATCAGGATCTGGTGATCCCGCTCATCCTGGGGCTGGTCTTCATCGTGCTTGTGCTCCTGCTGCGGTCGCTGCTTGCGCCTATTCTGCTGTTGCTGACGGTAGTGGCCTCGTTCTTCGCCAGCTTGGGAGCAAGCTGGTTGCTCTTTGAGTCTGTATTCGGTTTTCCTGCGATTGATACGAATGTGGTCTTGTTCGCGTTCCTCTTCCTCGTTGCGCTCGGTGTCGACTACAACATTTTCTTGGTGACGCGAGCGCGAGAAGAGGCGGTCGAGCACGGCACACGAGCAGGAATGATCCGAGCGCTGTCGTCGACCGGTGGAGTGATCACCAGCGCCGGTATTTTGCTTGCGGCGGTGTTCGCGGTGCTCGGAGTGCTGCCGCTCATCACGCTCACTCAAATCGGAATTATCGTCTGCATTGGTGTGCTGCTCGATACCCTCCTTGTTCGCACTGTGATTGTGCCGTCGCTCGCGTTTATTGCTGGCGAGAAGTTCTGGTGGCCGGGTCGTGTGATCTCCGTTGGCGCCGAAGTGCGCACTCCGCAGCATGCTGCAGGTCAGCACGCCGCGGCCAAGCATTCGACGCCGAAAACGACTCCCGGCTCGGAGGCGGGCGCATCGCAGAGCGTCGAGAAGACGGCGGAAGGCGAACCACATCACGCTAAGCACAGCGTCGATCGCTAG
- a CDS encoding M23 family metallopeptidase — MLRADIRLFIALTVLPLSVAEPHAVSAATTTTTAPYGARDRAPTLAFTEAEVTISTPWDWPVAPPHPIIRPYLAPETPYSAGHRGIDIDSGSSSDVRAPSDGIVHFAGTVVDRPVLSIRHPGGFITSYEPVTTTLARGDVVVRGEVVGQLQAGHCARPCLHLGVRLDGEYVSPLIYLGGIPRAILLPTREL, encoded by the coding sequence ATGCTTCGAGCTGACATTCGACTCTTTATTGCGCTAACCGTGCTTCCACTCAGCGTGGCAGAACCGCACGCTGTGTCGGCGGCCACTACAACAACAACAGCTCCTTACGGCGCACGCGATCGAGCCCCCACCCTCGCGTTCACCGAAGCGGAAGTCACGATCTCGACGCCGTGGGATTGGCCAGTCGCGCCCCCGCATCCCATTATTCGCCCGTACCTCGCCCCAGAAACGCCATATTCAGCGGGGCATCGGGGAATCGATATCGATAGTGGCTCGAGCAGCGACGTGCGGGCGCCCAGCGACGGGATTGTGCACTTCGCCGGCACTGTTGTCGACCGGCCCGTACTTTCGATTCGGCATCCGGGCGGATTCATCACCAGCTACGAGCCAGTGACCACCACACTGGCTCGCGGCGATGTCGTCGTGCGCGGCGAAGTGGTCGGCCAACTGCAGGCTGGCCACTGCGCGCGGCCCTGCCTGCACTTGGGCGTACGACTCGATGGAGAATACGTATCACCGCTCATCTATCTGGGTGGCATACCGCGGGCCATCCTGCTGCCAACGCGTGAACTATGA
- the rpsB gene encoding 30S ribosomal protein S2, with protein MAVVTIRELLDSGVHFGHQTRRWNPKMKRFILTERSGSHIIDLQQSLGHIDAVYDYVKETVAHGGTILFVGTKKQAQGTIAEQALRVGQPYVNQRWLGGLLTNFQTVSKRLARMKELEEVDFDDTTRGFTKKELLIQKRELTKLQKSLGGIRNLTKTPSAIWIVDTKKEHLAIDEAHKLGIPVIAILDTNCDPDDVAYPIPGNDDAIRSVGLLTRIVADAAAEGLIQRHQKPEEGKEVEPMAAWEAELLGQADADAAAPKAEEPAKAEKAEAPAKAEKAEAPVEADKAEKPVKADAPAKAEKPAKEDKDEAKAAKPAAKPAAKKPAAKAADAADDKK; from the coding sequence ATGGCCGTCGTAACCATCCGCGAGCTGCTTGACAGCGGCGTACACTTCGGACACCAGACTCGTCGTTGGAACCCGAAAATGAAGCGCTTCATTCTTACCGAGCGCTCGGGCAGCCACATCATTGACCTTCAGCAGTCGCTGGGTCACATCGACGCAGTTTATGACTACGTCAAGGAGACCGTCGCCCACGGCGGAACCATTCTCTTCGTCGGTACCAAGAAGCAGGCACAGGGCACCATTGCTGAGCAGGCACTGCGCGTAGGCCAGCCCTACGTCAACCAGCGCTGGCTCGGTGGACTCCTCACCAACTTCCAGACGGTTTCCAAGCGTCTTGCACGCATGAAGGAACTCGAAGAGGTTGACTTCGATGACACCACACGTGGTTTCACCAAGAAGGAACTGCTCATTCAGAAGCGCGAGCTGACGAAGCTGCAGAAGAGCCTCGGTGGTATCCGTAACCTCACGAAGACCCCTTCGGCGATCTGGATCGTTGACACCAAGAAGGAGCACCTCGCCATTGACGAGGCTCACAAGCTTGGTATCCCCGTCATCGCGATCCTCGACACGAACTGCGACCCTGACGACGTTGCGTACCCGATCCCGGGTAACGACGACGCCATCCGTTCAGTAGGTCTCCTCACGCGCATCGTTGCTGACGCTGCTGCTGAGGGCCTCATCCAGCGTCACCAGAAGCCAGAAGAGGGCAAAGAAGTAGAGCCCATGGCCGCTTGGGAAGCTGAGCTTCTCGGCCAGGCAGACGCCGACGCTGCAGCGCCAAAGGCCGAAGAGCCCGCTAAGGCTGAGAAGGCTGAAGCTCCCGCGAAGGCTGAGAAGGCTGAAGCTCCTGTTGAAGCTGACAAGGCTGAAAAGCCCGTCAAGGCTGACGCTCCGGCAAAGGCTGAGAAGCCCGCCAAGGAAGACAAGGACGAAGCAAAGGCCGCAAAGCCTGCTGCTAAGCCCGCCGCAAAGAAGCCCGCTGCGAAGGCTGCTGACGCAGCCGACGACAAGAAGTAA
- the tsf gene encoding translation elongation factor Ts, whose amino-acid sequence MADFRLEDLKTLRERLGTGMVETKNALVEAGGDLEKATELLRLRGAKSNAKRSDRSTSEGLIAAHSSGAISTIIELACETDFVAKSDKFVALGEAVAAAVAEAGASTVEEGLAASAGSSTVAQLIDDEAAILGEKFELRRLAKLEGDSFEVYMHRTNKDLPPQVGVVLAYTGDDAETARGIAQHISFAAPTYLSREGVPADDVENERRIVEEISRGEGKPDAALPKIVEGRLGAFFKQVALLDQDYARDNKLSIAKVAAEAGITITGFARFKVGA is encoded by the coding sequence ATGGCAGACTTTCGCCTCGAAGACCTCAAGACCCTGCGCGAGCGCCTCGGCACCGGCATGGTTGAAACCAAGAACGCACTCGTAGAAGCTGGTGGTGACCTCGAAAAGGCCACCGAGCTTCTCCGTCTGCGCGGCGCCAAAAGCAACGCGAAGCGTTCGGACCGTTCCACGAGTGAGGGCCTCATCGCCGCACACTCGTCTGGTGCAATCTCTACGATCATCGAGCTCGCATGCGAGACCGACTTCGTTGCAAAGAGTGACAAGTTCGTAGCTCTCGGCGAGGCTGTTGCTGCTGCCGTTGCTGAAGCTGGCGCGTCGACCGTTGAGGAAGGCCTTGCGGCATCCGCAGGATCATCAACTGTTGCTCAGCTCATCGACGACGAAGCCGCTATTCTCGGTGAGAAGTTCGAACTGCGTCGTCTGGCCAAGCTTGAGGGCGACTCGTTCGAGGTCTACATGCACCGCACCAACAAAGACCTGCCTCCGCAGGTTGGCGTTGTTCTTGCCTACACGGGTGATGACGCAGAGACTGCTCGTGGAATCGCGCAGCACATCTCGTTCGCTGCGCCCACGTACCTCTCGCGCGAAGGTGTTCCGGCAGATGATGTCGAGAACGAGCGTCGCATCGTTGAGGAAATCAGTCGCGGAGAGGGCAAGCCTGACGCTGCTCTCCCCAAGATCGTCGAAGGCCGTCTCGGCGCGTTCTTCAAGCAGGTTGCTCTGCTTGACCAGGACTACGCTCGCGACAACAAGTTGTCGATTGCCAAGGTTGCCGCTGAAGCGGGCATCACCATCACTGGTTTTGCACGTTTCAAGGTAGGCGCGTAA